The Prevotella herbatica genome contains the following window.
GAATATGCTTGGCGCTCAGGTAGTGTAAACGACTTTACCAACGGAGCTTGGAGCCCATCTAATTCAAAGTCTAACATTTGGTCTGACAGCTATTCTGCGATACGTGAAGCTAACTATTATCTTGCAACCTGTGATAAATGTGATTTCTCACAGTATAAATTCAATCAGGATTACATTGCTCAGATGAGTCGTTTCAAAAGATTGAAATTTGAAGTACGTTTCCTTCGTGCATATTATTATTTTAATCTTGCCAGACAGTATGGTGCCGTTCCTTTTACGACAGAGGTTCTTACGGATAAACAAGCAAATAGTCTAGGAAGAACTCCTGCCGATGATATCTTTAAGTTTATCGTTGGAGAGTGTGACGCAATTTGTGACAGTTTACCTGCTGACTATTCAAAGCTAGGTAATGATGCTGCTGCAAACGAAACAGGAAGGGCTAGCAAACTTGCAGTGTTGGCACTCAAAGCACGAACTTTGCTTTATCAGGCAAGTCCATTGTTCAATGAAAAAAATGACATTGAAAGGTGGCATCAGGCTGCTTTGGCAAGTAAGGCTGTTATTGATTCATGTGGAAAATATAATGTGAAACTCGGTAAATATAGTGACTTGTGGGGTGCTGATAACTGGAAAGCCTCAGAAATGATTTACGTTAGGAGAATCGGAGATCTTAACAGTCTTGAACGTAATAACTTCCCGATTGGTGTTGAAGGCGGAAATTCTGGTAATTGCCCTACTCAAACCCTTGTTGATGCCTATGAAATGAAGACCACGGGCATGCGCTGGAATGAGAATGGAAGTGGGTATAATCCAGATAAGCCTTACGATAATCGTGATCCTCGTTTGGGAATGACAGTTGCTTTGAATGGTGACAAGTCTTGGCCTACATATAATTCCACTCCATTACAGACTTATTATGGTGGTGTGAATGGTGAGCCTATTGCTGGAGCTACTCCAACAGGATATTATCTCAAAAAGTATCTTGATGCATCTGTAAACGTTTCTGCAACCAATTCTAACAGTAAGCGCCATTCTTGGATAACTTATAGGTTGGGCGAGTTCTATCTTGACTATGCTGAGGCTGTGTTTAAATACCTTGGCAGTGCTGATGCAAAAAATGTAGAACTTACAATGTCTGCAAGTGAAGCTGTAAATGTGATACGTAACAGAAGTGATGTAAAGATGCCAGCATTTCCTGCAGGACTTTCAAATGAGGCTTTTTGGAATAAATACGAGAATGAGCGTATGGTAGAGCTTGCTTTTGAAGGACACCGTTTTTGGGATTTGCGCCGTTGGAAAGAAGGCAGCAAGTTATCTTCAATAACAGAGATGCATATTGTGAAAAATCAAGATGGGTCTTTCTCTTATAATCGTGAAGTCGTGAAGCGTAATTGGGATGATAAAATGTATTTGTTCCCGATACCTCAGTCTGAAATATTAAAGCATAATAATTCTAATTTCACACAGAATCCAGGTTGGGATAAATAATATAAATTATACAACAATGAAAAAAATCAAATATATTATATTGGTCTTTGCGTTTTGCGGTGTTGTCTCTTCTTGTAGCGACAACTTCACAAACATTGAATTCTCTGGATATACAGAAAAACCTGTAACTCTGGATGCTTCGGCTATTTCGTATGATTCATTGCCAGGAAGTATAAAACTTAAGTGGGAACAAACATCTCCTGCTTATGAGTATATGAAGATTTCTTATGTAAATCCTTCTGACAATAAGTTGGTAACTACTGTCGTTTCAAAATATACCGATTCTCTTGTTATCAGCAATACGTTAAGGAAATACGGAGCCTATTCTTTTCACTTCCAAGCCTATAATGCTCAGAACGAGAAGGGCGGTGTCACTGATTTCAATGCAATGTCGGGTAGAGCTAAGGCTATTGTAACGGTAAACAAAACCAAAGTAGCTTTGACTGCAACTCAGTTGAGCACAGACGATCAGGAGCCAACAGAAGGGCCTATCAAGAATCTTATTGATGGTGATGCAAACACATTCTTCCATACAAGATGGAGTAGCCCTCAGAAGGCTTTGCCTCAATATATTCAGATTGATTTGAATGAGAGTCATAAGAATTTTGTCATTTGGTATAAAAACCGTAATGGATCACAAGTTGGACCTCAAGCTTTTGACCTTCAGGTAAGTAGCGATGGCACAACTTGGGAGACGATAGGAACCGTAAATACAAACCTTCCTTCAGGAAGTAAAGCAGAATACACCTCTGATGTTTATTCTGCAAAGAATGATTTTACTCATTTCAGATTTGTCGTAACCAAGACTTTTGGTGATGTCAAGTATTTTAATCTTTCTGAGTTTGCTTTCTATGATGCTCAAATAATAATTAATGACCCTGAATCAAAATAAAAACACAATGAACAAGATTAATATTAAAAGCATGATGGTGATGTTTGCTGCTTTTTGGGCAGCAAGCTCATTATCAGCATGTAAGGAATATGAAGACCGTGCCGATGTGAACAGTGGCTCTTATAAGTGGCTGGCACTGAATCAGGCTCGTCAAGTCTGGAACGGAAATGAATGTAATTCTTCTTTAGGATTGAAGGAAGGTGATAAAACAGACACCACAATAACAATCAATACTTCTTTGTATCTAAACCAGAAAGCTGACAATGATTGCAAAGCTGATATTGTTGTCAATAGTGATTCTCTGAATAAGGCAATAGCTTTGGCTCCAACAGGTGGTATCTATGCTAAATATGCAAATGCTGTGTTAATGCCTACAGATGCTTATAACTTATCATCAAAAGATATTACGTTGAAAGCTGGTCAGACAAAATCAGATGATGTGACGATAACTATTCATCGTGGCACATTGTTGGCTAATCCTGTAAGAAACGATAATACCGATGCATTTTTCGTATTGCCTATTTCGTTAAAAAACTCTTCTGATTATAAAATTAACGACAAGGTTAGTACAATGATGCTTTATGTCACATTGCCTACCCAGGACCCAACAATGCCTGACGAGACAACTCCAAAACAGCAATTTAACGGAAAGACTCTTGTTTGGAATGATGAGTTCAACGGAACCGGTAAACCAGATGCTAGTAAATGGTCCTTTGAGAACGGATTTCAACGCAATCACGAAGATCAATGGTATCAGGCTGACAATGCTTATCTTGATGGCAAGGGTGCTTGTCTGATTGAGGGAAGAAAGGAAAGAGTGAACAATCCAAATTATCAGTCAGGAAGTTCTGATTGGAAGCAAAACAGACAATATGCTGAATACACAAGTGCTTCTATGCAAAGCAAGTACATCTACAAATACGGAACGGTGCTTGTGCGTGCAAAGATTCCTACAGCGAGTGGTACTTGGCCTGCTATCTGGCAAGTTGGAAACACTTGGGAATGGCCTCTTGGTGGTGAGATAGACATTCTTGAGTCTTATCCTTCTGGTGGAGTTCCTGCTATTCATGCTAACTATTGCTGGGGATCAGACAAGCGATGGAGCGGAAACTGGCAGTCTAAGGTTGTACCTATGGATAATTTCATAAGCAAGGATAAGGACTGGGCTTCAAAATATCACGTCTGGCGTTTGGATTGGACTAGTGATAGTTTGAAGATTTATATTGACGATGAACTGATTAATGAAATAAGCACATCAAAAACTGTAAATGGCAATGGTGGTGGTGCTCCTAGTGGTGGCGGAATGAATCCGTTTAGCAATACGGTTGCAGACTTTGGCGATCTTATTTGGTTGAATCTTGCTTTAGGTGGAGATAATGGCGGAAGCATTGATAATAGTGCTTTCCCTATGAAATACTACATTGATTATGTGCGTGTTTATCAATAAAGATATAATTCTCAATAGGACTATATAGATTTAATGTTTGGTCGATTCTTGATTTTTATTGAGAATCGACCTTTTTTATTTTGTCTTATTTCTTGTGATGTAGCTTTTAATTTCGTATTTTTGCACAAATCATTAATGAATGTACATTTTCATGAAAAATAATTGTCGCCTATTGGGGTTAACGCTATTCTTTATTCTATCTTTGTTCCGATTGAGTGCCTCTGAGCAGTTTAAAGTTATAGACAATACATTCGGACTACCAGACAATACGGTGAATTGCGTGAATCAGGATTCTCATGGATTTATTTGGATGGGAACTCTCAATGGCCTTTGCCGCTACGATGGGATGCAGTTTACTACATTCAGACATGATGTTAACGATGCCTTTTCTTTGTCAGACAATAACGTGAAAAAGATATTGCCAGTAAACGACGGACTCGTTATTGCTATTAATAAGGGCGTGGACTTCTATTCTTTCAGTGATGGACTTTTTCATCAATTTTATGTTGCCAATAAGCGACGCCCTTATATGTTAAAGTCAAGAATGAACTCTTTACTTATAAACCATGGAAATATAATCGCAGCTGATGAATTTGGTGATTATTATATAAAAAGCGCTGCCTCTGCCGATTGTAAATTTCGTAAACTTACTCATGGTTGCAAAATATATGCGATAAACAAGTTCAAAAATGGTAAGTTGCTTGCTGTTGGTCCTGCGGGACTTTATGTGTTATCGGCTGATGCAAGTCGCATTCTTTATCGGATAAACAAGAAAATAAACATTACTTATAATATAAATATCTATTACAGTAAAAATTCTAATGCTGTATTTGTGGGGAATGGAATTGGACGTAAAAGCCTTGCGTTCAAAGTTGTGGGAGATAAATTTTACGAGGCTCCCATTGCTGTTCCCGATAAT
Protein-coding sequences here:
- a CDS encoding RagB/SusD family nutrient uptake outer membrane protein, with translation MKIKTIIGGSICLLMLAACNDELDYTEFNNYDKDYVFTEFSNTVGFVTNIYGKLDYDFGSYGNGMLASACDESEYAWRSGSVNDFTNGAWSPSNSKSNIWSDSYSAIREANYYLATCDKCDFSQYKFNQDYIAQMSRFKRLKFEVRFLRAYYYFNLARQYGAVPFTTEVLTDKQANSLGRTPADDIFKFIVGECDAICDSLPADYSKLGNDAAANETGRASKLAVLALKARTLLYQASPLFNEKNDIERWHQAALASKAVIDSCGKYNVKLGKYSDLWGADNWKASEMIYVRRIGDLNSLERNNFPIGVEGGNSGNCPTQTLVDAYEMKTTGMRWNENGSGYNPDKPYDNRDPRLGMTVALNGDKSWPTYNSTPLQTYYGGVNGEPIAGATPTGYYLKKYLDASVNVSATNSNSKRHSWITYRLGEFYLDYAEAVFKYLGSADAKNVELTMSASEAVNVIRNRSDVKMPAFPAGLSNEAFWNKYENERMVELAFEGHRFWDLRRWKEGSKLSSITEMHIVKNQDGSFSYNREVVKRNWDDKMYLFPIPQSEILKHNNSNFTQNPGWDK
- a CDS encoding discoidin domain-containing protein yields the protein MKKIKYIILVFAFCGVVSSCSDNFTNIEFSGYTEKPVTLDASAISYDSLPGSIKLKWEQTSPAYEYMKISYVNPSDNKLVTTVVSKYTDSLVISNTLRKYGAYSFHFQAYNAQNEKGGVTDFNAMSGRAKAIVTVNKTKVALTATQLSTDDQEPTEGPIKNLIDGDANTFFHTRWSSPQKALPQYIQIDLNESHKNFVIWYKNRNGSQVGPQAFDLQVSSDGTTWETIGTVNTNLPSGSKAEYTSDVYSAKNDFTHFRFVVTKTFGDVKYFNLSEFAFYDAQIIINDPESK
- a CDS encoding family 16 glycosylhydrolase encodes the protein MNKINIKSMMVMFAAFWAASSLSACKEYEDRADVNSGSYKWLALNQARQVWNGNECNSSLGLKEGDKTDTTITINTSLYLNQKADNDCKADIVVNSDSLNKAIALAPTGGIYAKYANAVLMPTDAYNLSSKDITLKAGQTKSDDVTITIHRGTLLANPVRNDNTDAFFVLPISLKNSSDYKINDKVSTMMLYVTLPTQDPTMPDETTPKQQFNGKTLVWNDEFNGTGKPDASKWSFENGFQRNHEDQWYQADNAYLDGKGACLIEGRKERVNNPNYQSGSSDWKQNRQYAEYTSASMQSKYIYKYGTVLVRAKIPTASGTWPAIWQVGNTWEWPLGGEIDILESYPSGGVPAIHANYCWGSDKRWSGNWQSKVVPMDNFISKDKDWASKYHVWRLDWTSDSLKIYIDDELINEISTSKTVNGNGGGAPSGGGMNPFSNTVADFGDLIWLNLALGGDNGGSIDNSAFPMKYYIDYVRVYQ